A single region of the Lysinibacillus sp. B2A1 genome encodes:
- a CDS encoding flagellar protein FliT, whose amino-acid sequence MQQTNQLLQVSANLFKHLGDIPNGEERDEYIETINSLLDRRGTIIQDLIQEGFHFDEQNRVHRTLLELDNGIKERLAAVMDAVKQDMANLQKTKKSEQQYFNPYSSVRVMDGMYYDKKN is encoded by the coding sequence ATGCAGCAAACAAACCAACTTTTGCAAGTATCAGCTAATTTATTTAAGCACTTAGGTGACATTCCCAATGGCGAAGAGCGAGACGAATACATTGAGACAATTAACAGCCTATTGGACAGACGTGGCACGATTATTCAAGATTTAATTCAAGAAGGTTTTCATTTTGATGAACAAAACCGCGTTCATCGGACATTGCTTGAATTAGATAATGGGATTAAAGAGCGTTTGGCTGCTGTGATGGACGCTGTGAAACAAGATATGGCAAACCTACAAAAAACGAAAAAAAGTGAACAGCAATACTTTAATCCATATTCGAGTGTTCGTGTGATGGATGGGATGTATTATGACAAAAAGAATTAA
- a CDS encoding flagellar protein FliS encodes MAANLTAQNAYKQNSVTTASPGELTLMLYNGCLKFLGKAKLAIEEKNIEDKNTNLQKTQAIIAELMSTLNMDIDISKQMLPLYEYMNHRLVEANIQNDVTIIEEVEGLMTEFRDTWKEVIRINRQQQFGQGNNGQI; translated from the coding sequence TTGGCAGCAAATTTAACAGCGCAAAATGCATACAAACAAAATAGTGTGACCACTGCTTCCCCTGGTGAGCTAACATTAATGCTTTACAATGGATGTCTGAAGTTTCTAGGTAAGGCAAAGCTTGCGATTGAAGAAAAGAATATTGAAGACAAAAATACAAATCTTCAAAAGACGCAGGCAATTATTGCAGAGCTAATGTCTACATTAAATATGGACATTGACATTTCAAAGCAAATGCTCCCTCTTTACGAGTATATGAATCATCGTTTAGTCGAAGCAAATATTCAAAATGATGTGACGATTATTGAAGAGGTTGAAGGTTTAATGACAGAATTCCGTGATACGTGGAAGGAAGTTATCCGCATTAATCGACAGCAGCAATTTGGTCAGGGAAACAACGGACAAATTTAG
- the raiA gene encoding ribosome-associated translation inhibitor RaiA, translating into MLNFNIRGENIEVTPAIREYVENKIDKVERYFNEDVNANANVNLKVYNDKQTKVEVTIPMKNLTLRAEERHNDMYAAVDLIVDKLERQIRKHKTKVNRKFREREGAGLYFATSQATVDAVPEEEEYSIVRTKQFDLKPMDQEEAVLQMNMLGHDFYVFTDAESNGTNIVYKRKDGKYGLIETT; encoded by the coding sequence ATGTTAAACTTTAACATTCGTGGTGAAAATATTGAGGTAACTCCAGCTATTCGAGAGTATGTAGAGAATAAAATCGACAAAGTTGAACGTTATTTTAACGAAGATGTTAACGCCAACGCTAACGTAAATTTAAAGGTTTATAATGACAAACAGACTAAAGTGGAAGTTACTATTCCAATGAAAAATTTAACTCTTCGTGCAGAAGAGCGTCATAATGATATGTATGCTGCGGTTGATTTAATCGTTGATAAATTAGAGCGTCAGATTCGTAAGCATAAAACAAAGGTAAACCGTAAATTCCGTGAGCGCGAGGGTGCAGGCCTTTATTTTGCTACTTCACAAGCAACTGTAGATGCAGTACCAGAGGAAGAAGAATACTCCATTGTTCGTACAAAGCAATTTGATTTAAAACCAATGGATCAAGAAGAAGCTGTACTACAAATGAATATGCTAGGTCATGATTTCTATGTCTTTACAGATGCTGAATCCAATGGCACGAATATTGTTTATAAACGCAAGGATGGTAAATACGGCTTAATCGAAACAACTTAA
- a CDS encoding preprotein translocase subunit SecA, giving the protein MANLLNKLFDFNKRELKKLEKIADQVESFASQMEQLSDDQLQAKTEEFKKRFAGGENLDSIRAEAFAVCREASKRVLEMYPFRVQIMGASALDEGNIAEMKTGEGKTLTATMAVYLNALTGKGVHVVTVNEYLASRDAAEMGELYNFLGLTVGLNLNSLSKEEKRAAYEADITYSTNNELGFDYLRDNMVLYKEERVQRPLHYAVIDEVDSILIDEARTPLIISGQAGKSAQLYKQSNAFVRMLNAETDYTYEESTKGVTLTDAGVEKAEKAFGIDNLFDLTHVRLNHAINQSLKAHVSMHNDVDYVVQEGEIVIVDGFTGRLMKGRRYSDGLHQAIEAKEGVEIQNESMTMATITFQNYFRMYQKLAGMTGTAKTEEEEFRNIYNMSVIAIPTNKPIARDDRPDLIFASMEGKYKAVAADIAERHRAGQPVLVGTVAIETSEIISNLLDKHKIPHNVLNAKNHEREAEIIANAGTKGAVTIATNMAGRGTDIKPGEGVMELGGLAVIGTERHESRRIDNQLRGRSGRQGNPGVTQFYLSLEDELMRRFGSDNMKSMMMRLGMDDSQPLQSKVVSKAVESAQKRVEGNNFDARKRLLQYDDVLRQQREIIYKERYDVLETENMRVLVESMIQETIDNVVGMFTQGEQKDWNLKAIEDFVAANLLDEGGLKSDDFQGKAAEDINQMISDAVHVRYDEKETNLTPERMREFEKVILLRSIDTKWIDHIDAMDQLRQGIHLRAYGQNDPLREYQQEGFAMFEDMVASIREDVAKYAMKAEIHNNLEREEVAKGQAVNPKEDGGSAPKKQPVRKAENIGRNDLCPCGSGKKFKNCHGAGQ; this is encoded by the coding sequence ATGGCAAACCTATTAAATAAATTATTTGATTTCAATAAACGTGAGTTAAAAAAATTAGAAAAAATCGCTGACCAGGTAGAGAGCTTTGCTTCTCAAATGGAGCAGCTTTCAGATGATCAATTACAAGCAAAAACAGAAGAATTTAAAAAACGCTTTGCTGGCGGAGAGAATTTAGATTCGATTCGAGCGGAAGCTTTTGCCGTTTGTCGCGAAGCATCGAAGCGTGTATTAGAGATGTACCCATTCCGCGTTCAAATTATGGGTGCTTCTGCGCTAGATGAAGGGAATATTGCGGAAATGAAAACAGGTGAGGGGAAAACATTAACGGCTACAATGGCTGTTTATTTGAATGCCCTTACTGGAAAAGGAGTACATGTTGTCACAGTCAATGAATATTTAGCAAGTCGTGATGCTGCAGAAATGGGGGAGCTTTATAACTTCTTAGGCTTAACGGTTGGTTTAAACTTGAACAGCCTATCAAAAGAAGAGAAACGTGCGGCCTATGAAGCGGATATTACGTATAGTACTAACAATGAGCTGGGCTTTGATTATTTACGTGATAATATGGTGCTTTATAAAGAGGAACGTGTACAGCGTCCACTTCATTATGCGGTTATCGATGAGGTAGACTCGATTTTAATCGACGAAGCGCGTACACCATTGATTATTTCGGGGCAGGCTGGGAAATCAGCCCAGCTTTATAAACAGTCCAATGCGTTTGTTCGCATGTTAAATGCGGAAACGGATTACACATATGAGGAATCGACAAAAGGCGTTACGTTAACGGATGCTGGTGTAGAAAAAGCAGAGAAAGCATTTGGTATTGACAATTTATTTGATTTAACGCATGTTCGTTTAAACCATGCTATTAATCAATCGTTAAAGGCACATGTAAGTATGCATAATGATGTGGACTATGTTGTACAGGAAGGCGAAATTGTCATTGTTGATGGCTTTACAGGTCGTTTAATGAAAGGTCGTCGCTATTCAGATGGACTACACCAAGCCATTGAGGCTAAAGAAGGCGTAGAGATTCAAAATGAATCAATGACAATGGCGACAATCACCTTCCAAAACTACTTCCGTATGTACCAAAAGCTTGCTGGGATGACAGGTACGGCGAAAACAGAGGAAGAGGAATTCCGTAATATTTACAATATGAGTGTTATAGCTATTCCTACGAATAAGCCGATTGCTCGTGATGACCGTCCAGACTTAATTTTTGCTTCAATGGAAGGGAAATATAAAGCGGTAGCAGCAGATATTGCAGAGCGTCATAGAGCTGGACAACCTGTTCTAGTTGGTACAGTTGCGATTGAAACATCTGAAATTATTTCAAATTTATTAGATAAACATAAAATTCCTCATAATGTCTTGAATGCAAAAAACCATGAACGTGAAGCAGAAATTATTGCGAATGCTGGTACAAAGGGTGCAGTGACAATCGCAACGAACATGGCTGGTCGTGGTACTGATATTAAACCAGGCGAAGGCGTAATGGAGCTTGGTGGTTTAGCCGTTATAGGTACAGAGCGTCATGAATCTCGTCGTATCGATAATCAGCTACGTGGTCGTTCTGGGCGTCAGGGGAATCCAGGGGTTACACAATTTTATCTGTCACTAGAAGATGAACTGATGCGTCGTTTCGGTTCTGATAATATGAAATCCATGATGATGCGACTTGGGATGGATGATTCACAGCCGTTGCAATCCAAGGTTGTGTCGAAGGCAGTCGAGTCAGCTCAAAAACGTGTAGAAGGCAATAACTTTGATGCACGTAAGCGTTTATTACAATATGATGATGTATTACGCCAACAGCGTGAGATTATTTATAAAGAGCGTTATGATGTACTCGAAACAGAAAATATGCGTGTGCTTGTTGAGTCTATGATTCAAGAGACAATTGACAATGTGGTTGGCATGTTTACGCAAGGCGAGCAAAAGGATTGGAATTTAAAAGCCATTGAAGATTTTGTTGCTGCGAATCTGCTTGATGAAGGTGGACTAAAGTCGGATGATTTCCAAGGTAAAGCTGCAGAGGATATTAATCAGATGATTTCAGATGCAGTACATGTGCGTTATGATGAAAAAGAGACAAATCTTACACCAGAGCGTATGCGTGAATTTGAAAAGGTTATCTTACTACGTTCAATTGATACAAAGTGGATTGATCATATTGATGCAATGGATCAGTTGCGCCAAGGTATTCATCTTCGCGCATATGGTCAAAACGACCCGCTTCGTGAGTATCAACAAGAGGGCTTTGCTATGTTTGAGGATATGGTCGCTTCTATTCGTGAAGATGTAGCAAAATATGCGATGAAGGCAGAAATCCACAATAATTTAGAGCGTGAAGAAGTTGCCAAAGGTCAAGCTGTTAATCCGAAAGAGGATGGCGGTTCAGCTCCTAAAAAGCAACCAGTTCGTAAAGCTGAAAATATTGGACGTAATGATTTATGTCCATGCGGAAGCGGTAAGAAATTTAAAAACTGCCACGGTGCAGGTCAATAA
- a CDS encoding competence protein, protein MHKENIMRSETMLYMPVYDAFGNLCTRVIERDNQFISKLPPTKLMDFNLRYFGSSLRGAFDGSKMILGKLNKNPIIVHEQSNNVWFPSRSYRRPECMWFAVHHIEDYQAIDKKNTKVFFMDGNVFDIDISVNVFEYRIQRAFLLKYKLENRTKHLHVQYDRVKVFQRMPTFNTLYENEVQFE, encoded by the coding sequence ATGCATAAAGAGAACATTATGAGAAGTGAAACGATGCTGTATATGCCTGTGTATGATGCCTTTGGAAACTTGTGTACACGTGTAATAGAAAGGGATAATCAATTTATATCGAAATTACCGCCAACAAAATTGATGGACTTTAATTTACGTTATTTTGGCTCTAGTTTAAGGGGAGCTTTTGATGGCTCAAAAATGATTCTTGGCAAGCTCAATAAGAATCCTATAATTGTTCATGAGCAAAGTAATAATGTTTGGTTTCCAAGTAGATCATATCGACGACCAGAATGTATGTGGTTTGCTGTACATCATATAGAGGATTATCAAGCTATAGATAAAAAGAACACAAAAGTATTTTTTATGGATGGTAATGTTTTTGATATAGACATTAGTGTGAATGTATTTGAATATCGAATCCAAAGAGCCTTTTTATTAAAATATAAACTGGAGAATCGTACTAAGCACCTACATGTTCAATATGATCGAGTAAAAGTCTTTCAACGTATGCCAACATTCAATACCTTGTATGAGAATGAAGTTCAATTTGAATAA
- the prfB gene encoding peptide chain release factor 2 (programmed frameshift): MELADVRNALDTSAKKLADFRGSLDLENKEARIQELDEMMLEPGFWDDQQAAQVVINEGNGLKAIVNEYKDLVETHENLDMTLELLREEPDEELQEELEKELVEFQQKIGDFELQLLLSDPYDQNNAILELHPGAGGTESQDWGSMLLRMYTRWAEKRGFKVETVDYLPGDEAGIKSVTLSIKGHNAYGYLQAEKGVHRLVRISPFDSSGRRHTSFVSCDVMPEFDDNIEIDIRTEDLKIDTYRATGAGGQHINTTDSAVRITHIPTGTIVQCQAERSQIKNREKAMTMLKGKLYQLELDKQQAQLNEIRGEQKEIGWGSQIRSYVFHPYSMVKDHRTNEETGNVGAVMDGDLDLFINAYLRSKIG, from the exons ATTGAATTAGCAGATGTACGTAATGCATTAGACACTTCAGCCAAAAAACTGGCGGATTTCAGGGGGTCTCTT GACTTAGAAAACAAAGAGGCACGTATTCAGGAATTAGATGAAATGATGCTGGAGCCAGGCTTTTGGGATGACCAGCAAGCTGCGCAAGTTGTCATTAATGAAGGAAATGGATTAAAAGCAATTGTCAATGAATATAAAGATTTAGTAGAAACACATGAGAATTTAGATATGACGCTTGAGCTTTTACGTGAAGAGCCAGACGAAGAATTGCAAGAGGAACTAGAGAAAGAACTAGTAGAATTTCAGCAAAAAATAGGTGATTTTGAGCTACAGCTGTTGTTGAGTGACCCATATGACCAAAATAATGCGATTTTGGAGCTTCATCCAGGGGCAGGTGGTACAGAGTCTCAAGACTGGGGATCCATGCTACTTCGTATGTATACACGTTGGGCTGAAAAACGAGGCTTTAAAGTTGAAACAGTGGATTATTTACCAGGGGATGAGGCAGGTATTAAATCAGTAACATTGTCCATTAAAGGGCATAATGCTTACGGATATTTACAGGCTGAAAAAGGAGTTCATCGTCTCGTGCGTATTTCTCCATTTGATTCTTCAGGTCGTCGTCATACATCTTTTGTGTCTTGCGATGTCATGCCTGAATTCGATGACAATATCGAAATTGATATTCGTACAGAGGATTTAAAGATTGATACGTATCGTGCAACAGGTGCTGGTGGTCAGCATATTAATACAACAGACTCCGCTGTCCGTATTACGCACATCCCAACTGGTACAATTGTACAATGTCAGGCTGAGCGTTCACAAATTAAGAACCGTGAAAAAGCGATGACAATGTTAAAAGGTAAATTATATCAATTAGAGCTGGATAAACAACAGGCTCAGTTAAATGAAATTCGCGGTGAGCAAAAAGAAATCGGCTGGGGCTCACAAATTCGCTCATATGTATTCCATCCATACTCAATGGTAAAGGATCATCGTACAAATGAGGAAACTGGTAATGTAGGTGCAGTGATGGATGGTGATTTAGATCTATTCATTAATGCATACTTACGTTCAAAAATTGGCTAA
- a CDS encoding IDEAL domain protein, which yields MDKYYSYTDFLKAVGQSKKIDEAEKLLNEIYLDLFLNHIQRMHREEQLMVLIDRALDEKDEKAFHLYAHELTALRQAASE from the coding sequence TTGGATAAATATTATTCGTATACAGATTTTCTAAAAGCCGTTGGTCAGTCAAAGAAAATTGATGAGGCGGAGAAATTATTGAACGAGATTTATTTAGATTTATTTTTAAATCATATCCAGCGTATGCATCGTGAAGAGCAGCTCATGGTTCTGATAGATAGAGCACTCGATGAAAAAGATGAAAAGGCATTTCATCTATACGCACATGAACTAACAGCATTACGCCAAGCAGCAAGTGAATAA
- a CDS encoding excinuclease ABC subunit B (The UvrABC repair system catalyzes the recognition and processing of DNA lesions. The beta-hairpin of the Uvr-B subunit is inserted between the strands, where it probes for the presence of a lesion): MQAFDLQAPYQPNGDQPQAIAELVEGVHAGKRHQTLLGATGTGKTFTISNVIQQIKKPTLIMAHNKTLAGQLYSEFKEFFPNNAVEYFVSYYDYFQPEAYVPQTDTYIEKDSSINDEIDKLRHSATSALFERDDVIIIASVSCIYGLGSPEEYRELVVSVRTGMEIERNQLLRKLVDVQYERNDVSFTRGTFRVRGDVVEIFPASRDEHCIRVEFFGDEIDRIREVDALTGEILAERDHVAIFPASHFVTREEKMLKAIDNIEKELEERLALLRAEDKLLEAQRLEQRTRYDLEMMREMGFCSGIENYSRHLTLREAGATPYTLLDYFPDDFLLVVDESHVTLPQVRGMYNGDQARKGVLVEHGFRLPSALDNRPLRFEEYEKHIHQAIYVSATPGPYELEHTPEMVQQIIRPTGLLDPQIDVRPIEGQIDDLIDEIQGRISRDERVLVTTLTKKMSEDLSAYLKEMGLKVEYLHSEIKTLERIEIIRELRKGTYDVLIGINLLREGLDIPEVSLVAILDADKEGFLRSERSLIQTIGRAARNANGHVIMYADNMTDSMKKAIEETKRRRALQMAYNEEHGITPKTIVKKIPDVIRATQVAEEEETYVAKATKGKKLTKAEKEQLLATLELEMKEAAKALDFERAAELRDTIFELKAEG, encoded by the coding sequence GTGCAAGCATTTGATTTACAAGCGCCATATCAACCTAATGGAGATCAACCACAGGCAATCGCGGAATTAGTGGAGGGTGTACATGCAGGTAAACGTCATCAAACATTACTTGGTGCAACAGGAACAGGAAAAACGTTTACCATCTCAAACGTTATCCAACAGATCAAAAAACCGACACTGATTATGGCACACAATAAAACACTAGCTGGTCAATTGTATAGTGAGTTTAAAGAGTTCTTCCCGAATAATGCGGTGGAATACTTTGTCAGCTACTACGATTATTTTCAGCCAGAGGCCTATGTACCGCAGACGGATACTTATATCGAGAAAGATTCAAGCATTAATGATGAAATTGATAAATTGCGTCACTCTGCGACATCTGCATTATTCGAGCGCGATGATGTCATTATTATTGCATCTGTGTCCTGTATTTATGGTCTAGGTTCTCCAGAAGAATATCGTGAACTGGTCGTATCAGTGCGTACGGGAATGGAAATTGAACGTAATCAGTTGCTTCGAAAATTGGTCGATGTACAGTATGAGCGTAATGATGTGAGTTTTACACGTGGGACGTTTCGGGTACGTGGTGATGTAGTGGAAATTTTCCCAGCATCACGTGATGAACATTGTATCCGCGTGGAATTTTTCGGGGATGAGATTGATCGAATTCGCGAAGTGGATGCGTTAACTGGAGAAATACTAGCAGAGCGTGATCATGTTGCTATTTTCCCAGCGTCCCACTTCGTTACACGAGAAGAAAAAATGCTAAAAGCTATTGATAATATTGAAAAAGAGTTGGAGGAGCGTTTAGCTCTTTTACGCGCAGAGGATAAATTGTTAGAGGCGCAGCGCTTAGAGCAACGAACTCGTTACGATTTAGAAATGATGCGTGAAATGGGTTTTTGCTCGGGTATTGAAAACTACTCGCGTCATTTAACATTGCGTGAAGCGGGGGCAACGCCATATACACTACTTGACTATTTCCCTGATGATTTTTTACTGGTTGTCGATGAAAGTCACGTTACTTTGCCACAAGTTCGAGGAATGTACAATGGTGACCAGGCGCGTAAAGGTGTGTTAGTTGAGCATGGCTTCCGTTTGCCATCAGCACTAGATAACCGCCCTTTACGTTTTGAAGAATATGAGAAACATATACATCAAGCTATTTATGTATCCGCAACACCTGGCCCGTATGAGCTTGAGCATACGCCAGAAATGGTGCAACAAATTATTCGTCCAACTGGGCTGCTTGATCCACAAATTGACGTACGTCCTATTGAAGGGCAAATTGATGATTTGATCGATGAGATTCAAGGTCGTATCTCTCGTGATGAACGAGTGCTTGTTACAACTTTGACGAAAAAAATGTCAGAGGATTTATCAGCTTATTTGAAAGAGATGGGCTTAAAGGTGGAGTATTTGCATTCAGAGATTAAGACGCTAGAGCGAATTGAAATTATTCGCGAGCTGCGGAAAGGTACTTATGATGTACTAATCGGCATTAACTTATTGCGAGAAGGTCTAGATATTCCTGAAGTTTCTCTTGTGGCGATTTTAGATGCTGATAAGGAAGGATTTTTACGTTCAGAGCGTTCATTAATTCAAACGATTGGACGTGCAGCACGTAATGCTAATGGTCATGTCATTATGTATGCAGATAATATGACGGATTCGATGAAAAAGGCAATTGAGGAAACGAAACGTCGTCGAGCATTGCAAATGGCGTATAACGAGGAGCATGGTATTACACCGAAAACGATTGTGAAGAAAATTCCTGATGTTATTCGTGCGACACAGGTGGCAGAGGAAGAAGAGACTTATGTAGCGAAGGCCACAAAAGGTAAGAAGCTGACGAAGGCGGAAAAAGAGCAGTTACTTGCTACACTAGAATTAGAAATGAAGGAAGCAGCAAAAGCACTCGATTTCGAGCGTGCTGCAGAGCTTCGCGATACAATATTTGAATTGAAGGCAGAAGGGTGA
- a CDS encoding excinuclease ABC subunit UvrA, translated as MKNTEIVVQGARAHNLKNINVTIPRDQLVVLTGLSGSGKSSLAFDTIYAEGQRRYVESLSAYARQFLGQMDKPDVDAIEGLSPAISIDQKTTSRNPRSTVGTVTEIYDYLRLLYARIGKPICPNHGIEITSQTIEQMVDRLLTYPERTKMQLLAPMVSGRKGTHVKLLEDLKKQGFVRVRIDGELRDLDDAIELDKNKKHSIEVVVDRVVMKEGIAARLSDSLETALRLADGRVLVDVMEHEELLFSEHHACPLCGFSIGELEPRMFSFNSPFGACPSCDGLGSTQEVDLDLIVPDWDRTLLGHAIASWEPTSSQYYPQLLKAVCDHYDIPMDVPVKDIPKEKMDKILYGSGKDKIHFHYENEFGNVRDQMIEFEGVVRNVERRFKETTSDYVREQMEKYMAQQACPSCKGYRLKPETLAVKIAGQHIGEVTQYSIQEADTFFKELDLSEKDMKIARLVLREIEERLGFLVNVGLDYLTLSRAAGTLSGGEAQRIRLATQIGSRLTGVLYILDEPSIGLHQRDNDRLISTLHNMRDIGNTLIVVEHDEDTMLAADYLIDVGPGAGVHGGQIVAAGTPQEVMDNDKSLTGQYLSGKKFIPLPIERRQPNGRKLSIKGAKENNLRNVKIDVPLGLFVAVTGVSGSGKSTLINEILYKSLAQKLNRSKVKPGEHKEVTGMEELEKVIDIDQSPIGRTPRSNPATYTGVFDDIRDVFATTNEAKVRGYKKGRFSFNVKGGRCEACRGDGIIKIEMHFLPDVYVPCEVCHGKRYNRETLEVKYKDKSIADILDMTIENAVVFFENIPKIQRKLQTIVDVGLGYMKLGQPATTLSGGEAQRVKLASELHRRSTGKSFYILDEPTTGLHADDIARLLVVLQRLVENGDSVLVIEHNLDVIKTADYIIDLGPEGGDKGGTIVATGTPEEVVEVNGSYTGKYLKPILERDRMRMEAALAKASQ; from the coding sequence GTGAAAAATACTGAAATCGTCGTGCAAGGCGCACGAGCACATAATTTAAAAAATATTAATGTGACAATTCCACGAGATCAATTAGTTGTATTAACAGGTTTATCAGGCTCAGGGAAATCGTCATTAGCATTTGATACGATTTATGCTGAAGGGCAACGTCGTTATGTAGAGTCTCTTTCTGCCTATGCTCGTCAATTTCTTGGCCAAATGGACAAGCCTGATGTTGATGCGATAGAGGGATTATCCCCTGCTATTTCGATTGATCAAAAAACAACGAGCCGTAACCCGCGTTCAACAGTTGGTACAGTAACTGAAATTTATGATTATTTACGTTTACTGTATGCACGTATTGGCAAGCCTATTTGTCCAAATCATGGTATTGAAATTACTTCCCAAACGATTGAGCAAATGGTTGATCGCTTATTGACATATCCAGAACGAACAAAGATGCAGCTCCTTGCGCCAATGGTATCTGGACGTAAAGGGACACATGTAAAGCTATTGGAAGATTTAAAAAAGCAAGGCTTTGTGCGTGTCCGTATTGATGGCGAATTACGAGATTTAGATGATGCCATCGAACTTGATAAAAACAAGAAGCATTCCATTGAAGTTGTAGTGGATCGTGTTGTGATGAAAGAAGGCATTGCAGCACGTCTTAGTGATTCCTTAGAAACAGCGTTACGTTTAGCGGATGGACGTGTTCTTGTTGATGTCATGGAGCATGAGGAGCTATTATTCAGTGAGCATCATGCCTGTCCATTATGTGGGTTTTCTATTGGGGAGCTAGAGCCACGCATGTTTTCATTTAATAGTCCTTTTGGTGCCTGTCCAAGCTGTGATGGGCTAGGTTCAACACAAGAGGTCGATTTAGATTTAATAGTACCAGATTGGGATCGTACATTATTAGGACATGCCATAGCTTCATGGGAACCAACAAGCTCTCAGTATTATCCACAGCTGCTAAAGGCAGTATGTGATCACTATGATATTCCGATGGATGTTCCTGTAAAGGATATTCCAAAAGAAAAAATGGATAAAATTTTATATGGTTCTGGTAAAGATAAAATTCATTTTCATTATGAAAATGAGTTTGGTAATGTCCGAGATCAAATGATTGAATTTGAGGGCGTTGTACGCAATGTGGAACGACGCTTTAAAGAGACAACATCTGATTATGTCCGTGAACAAATGGAGAAATATATGGCTCAGCAGGCTTGTCCTTCTTGTAAAGGCTATCGCCTAAAGCCAGAAACATTAGCTGTGAAAATTGCTGGTCAGCATATTGGAGAAGTGACACAGTATTCTATTCAGGAGGCAGATACATTTTTCAAAGAGTTGGATTTATCAGAAAAGGATATGAAAATTGCTCGACTTGTCTTACGTGAAATTGAAGAACGTCTTGGCTTCCTTGTAAATGTGGGTTTAGATTATTTAACATTAAGTCGAGCAGCAGGTACACTTTCAGGAGGAGAAGCTCAACGTATTCGACTTGCGACACAAATCGGCTCTCGATTAACAGGCGTTCTCTATATTTTAGATGAGCCATCTATCGGCTTGCATCAACGAGACAATGATCGTCTTATCAGTACATTGCATAACATGCGTGATATTGGTAATACGCTTATTGTAGTGGAACATGATGAAGACACAATGCTAGCAGCAGACTATCTTATTGATGTTGGACCTGGTGCGGGAGTTCATGGAGGTCAAATTGTGGCGGCAGGTACCCCACAGGAGGTCATGGATAATGACAAATCTTTGACTGGACAATACTTAAGCGGCAAAAAGTTCATTCCATTACCAATTGAGCGACGTCAGCCAAATGGTCGTAAACTATCCATTAAAGGTGCCAAGGAAAATAATCTGCGCAATGTAAAAATTGATGTACCACTTGGCCTGTTCGTAGCAGTGACAGGGGTTTCTGGCTCTGGGAAATCGACGCTTATTAACGAAATTTTATATAAATCATTGGCACAAAAGCTAAATCGATCAAAGGTTAAGCCTGGTGAGCATAAAGAAGTGACAGGAATGGAGGAGCTTGAAAAGGTTATTGATATTGACCAATCTCCAATCGGTCGTACACCTCGTTCTAACCCTGCGACTTATACAGGTGTCTTTGATGATATTCGTGATGTTTTTGCGACAACAAATGAGGCAAAGGTACGTGGATATAAAAAAGGGCGTTTTAGCTTTAATGTTAAAGGTGGTCGCTGTGAGGCGTGTCGCGGTGATGGGATTATTAAAATAGAGATGCATTTCCTACCAGATGTTTACGTACCTTGTGAAGTCTGTCATGGTAAACGTTACAATCGTGAAACATTAGAAGTGAAGTATAAAGATAAGAGTATTGCAGATATTTTAGATATGACCATTGAAAATGCAGTAGTATTCTTCGAAAATATTCCAAAAATCCAACGTAAGCTACAAACAATTGTGGATGTTGGATTAGGCTATATGAAATTAGGACAGCCTGCTACGACCTTATCTGGTGGTGAGGCACAGCGTGTGAAATTAGCTTCTGAATTGCATCGTCGTTCTACAGGGAAATCGTTCTACATTTTAGATGAACCCACAACAGGCTTACATGCAGATGATATTGCACGCTTGCTTGTTGTTTTACAGCGCCTAGTAGAAAATGGTGATTCGGTATTAGTGATTGAACATAATTTAGACGTTATTAAAACAGCAGATTACATTATCGATTTAGGACCAGAGGGTGGCGACAAAGGTGGAACAATTGTGGCAACAGGAACACCTGAAGAGGTCGTAGAGGTAAATGGTTCTTATACTGGTAAATACTTAAAACCAATATTAGAGCGTGATCGTATGCGTATGGAAGCTGCTTTAGCAAAGGCTTCCCAATAA